CGTCACGTTCGACCACCTCTCACCGCGTGGCAGATCATGAATCGCAAGGGATGCCGCGTCGGCAACGAGCGACGGCGCCAGCGCCACCATCGATGGCCACGCGTCACTCGATTTGGCTCCCTCGAGCCAGGCACGCGGCATGTCCTTCATGAAATGTTCAACGGTGCTCTCGCCGTCTCCGGCGGCGACTCGGCCGCGAAGCTCGTCGACGAACTGGGCGGCCTGCCCCTCGTCGGCGACGGCGAACGGCACTTCCCACACGGCGAGGCGCGTTATCGGCAGACCGGCGTTGGCCGCCCACAGCGCGATCGCCCCACCGGATGAGTTTCCAAAGACAGACGCTTCTGCGCCGGCCACGTCGATGAGCGCCGCGAGATCGTCAACCTCCCGCTGCAGTTCACTGCCGGCATCCGCGACCTTGACTGGTCCGCTCTGACCGCGTCCGCGCCGGTCATAGATGTATACGGCGAAGCCACGTTCGGCAAGAAGCTCAGCCATGCGTGCCGTTGTCGCATCACCGCTGCGCTCTTGCATCGCCCCAGCAATGAGAATCACAGGCTGCCCTGACCCGTAGCGGTCGTACGCGATGCGTGTGCCATCGGCTGATGTCGCAAAGTCGGTCATTGTCACTCCTTCGTGATCACACTCGGCTGCTGACCCCTAGCCTGCCACCGCACAAGGGCATCCTCTACCCCGCGCCGCACATTCATTGCGAAGCGCGTGCTTCTACCGATGTGCCCTGTGGCACGCGCACGGAATAGTTCACGCTCACCACTCGTTGTCATCTATGCAAATGCATAGACAAGGCGACAAGCGCCCAGCCGCCCACTACCGTGAGGACACCATGAGCGACACAAAGTTCGGCCTCGACACGTTTGGCGACGTGACCGTCGACAATTCAGGTGAGCGCACGCCCGCCCACCAGGTCATCCGCGATGTGGTCTCACAAGCGGTGCTTGCCGATCAGGTCGGCATCGATGCCATCGGTCTGGGCGAACACCACCGCGACGACTACGCCATCAGTTCGCCCGATATAGTGCTTGCCGCTATCGCGGCTCAGACCAGCAACATCCACCTCGGCACAGCGGTCACCGTACTCTCGAGCGACGACCCCGTGCGTGTGTACGAAAGATTTGCCACATTGGATGCCGTGAGCAACGGGCGCGCCGAGATCACGCTCGGCCGAGGCAGCTTCACCGAGTCGTTCCCCCTGTTCGGCTACGACCTCGACCAGTACGAGACGCTCTTCAACGAAAAGCTCGACCTCTTCTCGAAGCTGCTCGACGAGAAGCCCGTCCACTGGCAAGGCACGCACCGCGCACCGCTGCACGGGGCAAACGTCTACCCCAAGACCGCCGCTGGGCGCCTCCCCGCCTGGATCGGCGTTGGCGGCAGCCCCGAATCCGTCATCCGATCGGTGAAGTACGGCATCCCGATGATGCTCGCCATTATCGGCGGCGACCCCGCACGGTTCGCCCCCTATGTTGACCTCTACCACCGTGCACAAGACGAGATCGGGCGAGACCGGATGCCGCTTGGCGCCCACTCTCCCGGCCACATCGCTGCAACAGACGACCTTGCGCGCGAGCAGCTGTTTCCGCACTTCAAGGTCAACCGCGACCGCATCGGCGCCGAACGCGGCTGGCCGCCCACGAGCTACGATGACTTTCTGCGCGAGGCAGACAGCGGCTCGCTCTACGTCGGCTCACCCGAGACCGTCGCTCAGCGCATCGCCTCGACTGTGCAGACACTTGGCCTCGATCGCTTCGATCTCAAGTACTCGAACGGGCCGATGCCGCACGAGCAGCTCACTGAGTCGATCGAGCTGTACGGCCAGACCGTCATTCCGATGGTGAAAGACATGCTCACGCGGTAAATTGTGCCGACTGACAACAATCAGTCGTTTTTGCCTTTCACCCGGCATTTGTTAGGGTTTTCGAGGAGATGCTGCAGATCCGACGACGTGCCACGTCCCGCCCCTTGGTTGCCACGCAATCAGACGCCGCCCAAGTCTTACGCAGGAATCTTTCATCTGTATGCATTGTTATCTCCTATGAGCCATATTCCCAAGGAGTTTGATTGAGCACACCCGCTGAGGTCGTCGAGACCGACACCGGAACAATCACCCGCTATCGCCGCCACCCCCTTGGCCGCGGACTGGTTGCTTCGGGAGCAACGGTCGACCCGACCGCCCACATTGAACGAACCGCCTACGTCGAGCCCGGCGCAATCGTCGGCCGCGGTGCATGGATCGGTGCAACCGCGTGGATCGACCGCGACGCAACGATCGGCGCAGCCGCTGTCGTCGGCGCGAACGTGCACGTCGGCCAAAACGCACACGTCGGTCACGGCGCGCGCGTTGGCGGCCACTCACGCATCGGTGCCAACGCGCGCATCGGCAATGGCGCCAACGTGCCAGGCGATAGCCAGATCGATGCATTCGCCGATCTCCCAGGCCCGGGAGACATTCCGGCGTAACGGCGCTACCCCTATTCGTCTGCGGCGAATGGCGTTCCCACCCGGGAGTTGCCATTCGCCGCTTTCGTCAGTCGTGACGACTGCCGTAAAAGTGAGATGCCAGAAACTGTCGCTCGTGGCCCCCACTGTCACGACACTCTTCAGCATCTCACTGTGCGTGCCCTATCAGGGTCGGGTCAGGGCGAGCCCCCGCCGCAAATGGGGTGAGGCCCGGATGCCGCGGCACCGCCGCGTCGCGAGGCTGGATTCATGCGTCACACTCCTGCCTTCCGCGGCGCGCGGTCACGCCGTTCCCACACCAGCACTCACCGCCTCCGCCGACCGCGCGCTGTGCTCGCGACAGCATCCATTCTTGTTATTGGCGGCCTGGGGCTCACGATCGGCATCACCGCCTGCGCCCCCAGCTCACCGGCCGTCGATACCGTCGGCGCGGTTGACTTCGAGACGCCGCTTGCGATCCCGCCGCTTGCCGAGCGCACGGTAGACGCCGACGGCACAGTACACGTCGACCTCACCGCGAGGTCCGGGTCGACACCGTTCGTCGATGGAACCGAGACGCCGACACTGGGGTACAACGGCTCCTATCTCGGCCCGACAATTAAGGTGCACCGCGATGAACACTTTGCCCCGTGCCTGACGAACGAGCTGTCGGAAGTGACCACGCTGCACTGGCACGGAATGCACCTACCCGCTGCTGCAGACGGTGGCCCGCATCAGCCCGTTGAGCCGGGCCAGCAGTGGTGCCCAGAGTGGACGATCGACCAGCCGGCGGCAACGCTCTGGTACCACCCGCACCCGCATGAAGAGACCGAACGGCAGGTCGGCCTCGGCCTCGCCGGAATGCTGCAGATCGAAGACGACGTCGAAGCGGCATTGCCGCTGCCGCGCGATTACGGTGTCGATGACGTGCCCGTCGTCATTCAAGACGCCCGCTTCTCTGACGAAGGCGAATTTCAGAAGACACAGGACTTCGTCGGAACGCTCGGCGATACGCTGCTCGTCAACGGCACGATCGGACCGTACTTCGAGGCCACCACGAACGTCGTGCGGCTGCGCATACTCAACGCCTCCCCCGCACGCGTCTACGACTTCGCATTTGACGACGACCGCGAGTTCGCCATGATCGCCAGCGGCGGCGGTCTGCTCGAGAAGCCTGCGCAGCTCGATCACATTCGGCTTTCTCCAGCGGAGCGCGCAGAGATTCTGGTGAAACTTGAGCCCGGCGAGACGGTGACGCTGCGCAGCAATCCGCCGAACCTCGGGGAGAGTTTTCAACCGATCACCGGGTCGGCGGGCCACGATGATCGCTTCGATGTGTTGCAGCTTCGCGCAGCATCCGAACTCGACCATGTCGGCGAGATTCCCGAAACGCTGACGACCATTGAGCCTCTTGATCCAGCGGATGCCGTCGGCGAGCGCTCGTTCACGCTCAACGGACACAACATCAACGACAAGCAAATGAAGATGGATCGCATCGACGCCGTCGCCACCGTCAACACGACGGAGATCTGGAATGTTCTCAACGAGATGCCCGCGCCGCACAATTTCCACGTGCACGACGTGCAGTTTCAGGTGCTGAGCGTCGACGGCATGCCACCGTCGCCTGAGCTGGCCGGGTGGAAAGACACCATCTACCTCGAGCCTGACGTGCAATATCGCATCATCATGGAATTCACTGACTACGCAGACGGAGACAACCCGTACATGTTCCACTGCCACCTGCTGCGCCACGAGGATGCCGGCATGATGGGGCAGTTTCTCGTGATGGAGCCCGGTGCAAATGTACCGTCGCGCTGGGTCGTCGATGAGACGCCGGGCGACGATGACGACTCTGCCGATGCGGGCCGGCACCAGCACTGAGCCGTGCCGGCGATCAGGCCACGGGCTTCCACCGTCCCCCGTCACGTCGCGTGACAAACCAGCCGCGTACCTCGACGACGGTAGAGGCGACGGATGCCGCGTGCGCGGCGACCTGCTCGGCGAGCTCGTCGTCGTCGCACGTGTAGCGCACCACGATGCGCGGGGTGCCGCGCACCACCTGCACGTCGCTGGCCTCGACGGTGACGAGCTCCGCTGCGGCATCCGTCATCGTCGGGATCACGCTCCCGGGCGTGACGCCTGCGCGCAAAGTCCCGGGAGACAGCGTGATGCGGTAAGAAGGCACGCCGCGATGCTACCCCGCCGCGAACGGCCGAAGGTGTCCGGCGTGCAGAGATTCGGAGATCATCCGCGACACGCCGAGGGGACGGAGGGGACACGCCGGTGGCGGACCAAAGTATCCGAATGGGTGCACGCGAGAATCACGCGCCGGCGAAGAACGCTGTGGAGAGTCCGGCGAGAGCGGCAGCGTCGTCGACGTGCACCATCTCGCGGGCGGAGTGCATCGATAACAGCGGCACGCCCACATCAACAGTGCGGATGCCCAGGCGCGTCGCCGTGAGCGGTCCGATCGTCGACCCACACGGCACCGTGTTATTCGACACGAACTCCTGATACGGGGCGGCGACCGATGCCGAGAGTCGCGCGACGAGCGCCGCACCGGCAGCATCCGTCGCATATCTCTGGTTGGCGTTGATCTTGAGCAGCACACCCTCGCCCGCGAACGGCTGATTCGCCGCATCGTGCTTCTCTGAATAGTTCGGATGCACAGCGTGCCCGGCATCTGCCGAGAGACACCAGGATGCTGCATACGCTTGCTTCTGCTGCGACCGCGTCGCGCCGAGACCCTCGCCAATGCGTGTCAGCACATCGTCAAGGATCGGGCCGCTCGCACCCGAACGTGATTGAGAGCCGAGCTCCTCATGGTCGAAGGCTGCGAGCACCGAAATGTGGTCGGCATCGGCGCCTGAGCGATGTGCCTCGAGCAGGGCAACGAGCCCGGCGTAAACAGACGTGAGGTTATCCATGCGCCCGGCGGCGAAGAATGCGCCGTCGAGCCCGAAGCGCTCCGGCACGTGGGTGTCGGCGGTCAGCAGGTCGTAGCCGGCGATATCGTCACGATCGACGCCGGCGAACGCGGCAATATGGGCGAGCAGGTCTGCCTCTCTCGCGTTGCCTATTCCCCATACCGGCTGCACGTGGCGCTGCCTATCGAGCGTCAACCCCTCGTTGGCGCCGCGTTCCAGGTGAATGGCGAGCTGCGGAATGCGCAGGAATGGCCCCGTGCGCACGACGGTCTCGGTGCCGTCGCGCAGTGCGAGCCGACCAGCCAGTTCGAGCTCGCGGTCGAGCCACGAGTTCAGCAGCGGTCCGCCGTACACCTCGACGCCAGCCTGCAGCCAGCCCAGGTGTCCCGTCGTCGGTGACGGTTTGAGCTTGAACGCGGGCGAGTCGGTGTGCGCGCCGAGAATGCGGAATGGTGTGGACGGGGCGGATGCTGCAGGCTGCAGCCAGGCGATCACGGCGCCGTCGCGCACAATGTAGCGTCCGCCGGACGTTTCGTCCCACGCTGCTTCTTCATCGAGTCGCTGGAATCCTGCCGTGTCAAGACGCCGTGCCACCTCGGCTGCGGCGTGATACGACGAGGGCGATGCGGTGATGAAGCGGGCAAAATCGGCAATGTAGTCGTTCACAGCATCCATGCTTCTATCCAATCACGGCCCTGTGTCACAATCCGAAAACGCCCCTGACGAAGAACTTCGAGAAGACGAGGAACGCCTTCACACGCCGTGCAGCAGTGAATCCTGTCGCCCTCATCGAACGCCCATTGGCGAGCACATTGCGAGGATGCAGAACGAACACGGTTGAGAGAACTGTGCTCGGGTCGTTCACCCGCCATGCCGTGATGTCCACCGTGGTGAGACCGCGGTAGCGCGCTATCGGGCCACGGCCGCGCTGACGTTTGATTCCGATTGCCGACCACGCTTGACCGTGTGCGTCAGTGAATTCGAGATTGTATTTCATCAGGTGGTCGACGTGCTGGGGAAACATGTTCAGGTGGCCCGTGACCGAATGAGTGCCCGGCACCTCTGCCAGCGCGAGCGTTCCCGACACCGGCAGACGATGCAGAGGATCAGCTTTGAAGCTGTCGAGGCTCGGAATCTCCAGCCGCACCTGTAGCCGTCCTGCCTGCGCCGCGCGTGCCGAACGCTCGTGCATCGTCTCGTCGAGAAAGATGCCGTCGCCTGCGGTCTGGCGCCGACGGGCAGCCATCCAGCTGTATGCCTCGTCTTCGGGAACGGGCACGCGACGAACACGCGCCCACTCGGGAGCCCTCCAGGAGTGATCTCCCGTGACATCGCGAATGATTCCCTCCATCGCCCGCTCTGCACTGGCGAGAATCGTGGCGGACGGATTCGCGCCGGTGGCAGCCGGAATCACAGACCCGTCCATCACGTAGAGTCCCGGGTACCCATGCACCTGACGATCGGGCCCGACAACTGCCGTATCGCGATCGCTACCCGTCGGAACGCCGCCGAGCGGATGCACAGTGACGGGGCGCCTGAAGAGTGACCAGGAGATAGGGGAGCGCACTGGTGAGCCGATGATCCGCGCGACGGCGGGGCCGACTCGCCCTTCTGCGTGGTAAAGCCGTGCCTGCCAGCGATTGAGCCATCGCAGACGAGCCTCGCCCTGCTTGTCGAGTTCCAGCTGTCCCGTTCCTGCGTCTCGCCCCATCGAGAGCAACGCCATTGTGCGGCGCGCGTCCCGACGTCGTCGTGACCGCCACCAGGCGCGAACACGTGGTAGAGGGAGCTTTCGATCCAGAAGGGCAGCGAGCACTGGAGGTACCGCCCCGTCTTGCACCTGAAACCAAACCGGTTCGGATCTCTCCCAGACGTCAAGGACCGTCGTCGTCGTGATGGTCGGACCCGTCGTCAAATCCCCCGACCCCTGTCGGACATTGCTGAGCGCTATGAAGTCCCCATTTCCGGAGAAGCCCTGACCGAGCGTTGGCGAAAGGTCGGGAAGCGTCGTGTCGACATCACGAGAACGCAGAAGCAGTTCGGTCGTCGCCACAGAACCGGCTGCGAGGAAGACTCGTGAAGCGGTTCTGCGCACACGTCTCGCACCGCCCTCCTCGCGCGACCAGATCGCCCAGCCATCGTCATCCGGTTCGATTCGCACGACTTCAGAATCCGTGATTGCTCGCGCACCGTTCTGTTCTGCCACGGCGAGATAGTTGTAGTCGAGAGAGTTCTTTGCGCCTTGATTGCAGCCGAGAATGCACTCCCCGACGAACGAGCAGCCTCTCTGATGCACCGTGTGGGTGTTGGGGCTCCAGAGGTTCGGGGATCCGAAGTGAACGGCAAGGTTTGGACGAATCGTCGCGGGGGCGATGCTCAGTCGCTGCCCCAGGTTCTCAAGAATCGCGGTGCGAGGTGGGAACTGGCCCGTTTTCGGATCCACGCTGACAGGCGAGACCTCAAGCATTGTCCCCGCCAAGTCGTAATAAGGGTCGAGGTCCGCGCGCCGCTCGCCGAGCGGCCACCGCTCATCGAACAGATTCGGTGCGGGTCGCGCGAAAACATTGGCGTAGACGAGCGAGCCACCGCCCCATCCGGCCGCCTGCAGCGACAGCATCGAATCCAGCCATCGCACGTCGTAGAGGCCGTGGTCCGAATTCCAGAGCCAGTCGTTGTGAAGCTGAGGCGAGCGGGGGAATTCGCCGGCACGCCATCGTCGCCCTCGTTCGAGCACAGTGACAGAAAATCCGGCCTGCGCCAGGCGAGCTGCTGCCACGGCCCCACCGAATCCGCTCCCGACGACGAGAGCGTCGACGCGCTGACCGTCATTCTCAGAAGGAGATGTCTCGCGATCAGAACGGCTCTCCTCGCCCATTTCTCTCTCCCGTTCCCAGTTTTCCCAATCTCACATGTTCCACGGTAGGTGACACGTGTCTCACGGCTGCAGTGGGCCAACCTAGACTTGACACGTGCGCCCCTACATTGTTCCCCTCATCGGCGCGGTTCTCCTCGTCATCGGAATCGTGATCGTGCTGGCAAACAGGCAGTTCGCGACCGTCGCCCTCGTCTTCCAGATTGCCGGCGTCGTGCTGCTGGGCTTCTACATGGTCAAAGAGATGCTCCCGGGGCGCTCAAAGCGCAAGCGCTGATTCGGCATCCCCTCGTCGCTCTGCCCGATCTCACGCAACCCGCGCCACAAGCATCAATTGGAGCACAACACCGATGAGCCGCATGACGCGTACGCCTCCGCGCACCGAGGTGAGCCGCGCGGCCCGCCGCGCACGACTCGCCGTCGGGCTGCTGTTCCTCACAAACGGGGCGCTGCTCGCCAACATCCTGCCTCGATACCCCGAGATCAAAGCGGAACTCGGCATGGACAATGCGCTGTACGGCCTTGCCCTAGCCGCCTTCCCGACGGGCGCGATCGTCGCTGGGCTCACCGCTGCCGGTCTCATTCGCCGATTCGGATCCGCTCGGCTCGAAACGGCGGGCACGATACTGACGAGCCTCGGACTTCTGGGAGCAGCGTTCGCTCCCGTCAGTGCGCTGTTCGCCGCCAGTCTGTTCACCGCAGGAGCGATGGACTCCATCACAGACGTCGCGCAGAACGCCCATGGTCTGCGGGTGCAGCGCCGCTACGGGCGTTCGATCATCAACTCATTTCACGCGTTGTGGTCGATCGGCGCGGTGCTCGGTGGCTCCATGTCGGCTGCGGCCATCGCGCTGCAGCTGCCGGTCAGCATCCACCTCTCGATCTCGGCTGCGGCCTTCTCTGCGGTGGCGATCGCCGCACTCACGCTCTGTTTGCCAGGACCGGATGCTGACACAGACGCGCACGCCACGGTCGACGCTGATGCCACTTCGCGTCTGAAGCCGCGGCGCATCGCGCTGCTGCTCGCCGCGTTCGTGCTCATCGGCATGGCCGGGGCCTTCATCGAAGATGGTGGAAACTCCTGGGCGACGCTGTATCTGCGCGACAGCCTCGATGCTCCAGGAGCCCTCGCCGCGACCGGCTTCATCGCTCTGGTCGGAGCTCAGTTCGTCGGGCGTCTCATCGGTGACGGCCTCGTCGATCGATTCGGCGAACGCGCCGTCGCTCGAGCGGGTGGAGTCGTTGTCGTGGTGGGGATGGGCAGCGCGCTCGCATTCCCCTCGGTGCCGGGAACGATCGCGGGTTTCGCAGCGGCGGGCCTCGGTGTAGCAACGCTCATTCCCGCGGCCATGCACGAGGCTGATTCTCTGCCCGGGCTCCGTCCGGGAAGCGGCCTCACCATCGTGTCGTGGCTTCTGCGCCTCGGTTTCCTCCTCGGCCCACCACTCGTCGGCCTGGTCTCAGAGACGGCCGGTCTGCGCACCGGGCTGCTGATCGTGCCGATTTCCGGTGCCCTGGTCGTGCTGCTGGCGGGCGCGCTGAAACCTGCACGCCGTCTCTCAGCATGAGAGGGTGAATGAAGGCGAGAGGAGCATCATGGCACGGCGCGTTCACATCACAGGATTCGGCGGCATCGAGAACTTCGAGGTCGTTGATCAGGCGGTTCCTGAGCCAGGCGAGCGTGAGTTTCTGGTGCGCGTTCAGGCAGCCGGGCTCAATCCTGTCGACGCCAAGATCGTCGCGGATCCGGCGAACGCCGAACGCCACGGCGTCACGCTTCCCGCGGGCAGTGGCAATGATTTTGCGGGGCGCATCGAGAGCATGGGGCGCCGGGCCTTCGGCTTCGCGGTTGGCGACCTGGTCTTTGGCGGGGCGCGCATGCGTGCGCAGGCGGACTACGTCACGGTCACCGCAGATGCTTTGACGCTGGTCCCCGGTGGTCTGAGCGTCACTCAGGCCGCGTGCCTGGATATCGCGGGGCGTACGGCCATGGCGATGGTGCGCGAGATGGACGTCACCCGCGACGACACAGTTCTCGTGAGCGCAGCAGCGGGCGGCGTCGGCTATCTCACAGCGCAGTTGTGCCGTTTGCGCGGAGCTACGGTGATCGGTACCGCGAGTGAGCGCAATCACGCGCTGCTTCGCGCACGAGGAATCGTCCCCGTGACTCACGGCGACGGCCTCACGGACCGCGTGCGTGCTGCCGCACCACAGGGCGTCGACGTCGTGCTCGATCATGCCGGCCGCGAGACGCTCGAAGCCGCGATCGAACTCGGTGTCGCCGCGACCCGCGTCAACACAATCGCCGACCGCCCCTTTGCCGCCGAGCACGGCTTCAGCGACTATGCCCGTGCCGAGAGCACGCACGATGAGCTGCGCGCAATTGCCGAGCTTGTCGCCGAGGGCACCGTGGATCTGCCGGTCGAGGCTACCTACCCGCTCGAACAGGTGCGCGCTGCGTACGAGCACCTTCTCACCGGCCACGTGCGCGGCAAGATCGCCCTGACCCTCGACGAATAAGTCCCGGCGATCAGCGTGATTCGGGCGACAGATCCAAGCGGCGCAGCAGTTGAGCGTTGAGAGCGACGACAACAGTGGATGCCGACATCAGCAGCGCACCGACGGCTACCGGCAGCACGAAGCCGATGGGCGCGAGCACGCCCGCCGCGAGCGGAACTGAGATCAGGTTGTAACCGGCGGCCCACCAGAGGTTCTGCGTCATCTTGCGATACGTCGCGTGCGAGAGGTCGATGACGGACAATACCGAGCGCGGGTCGTCGCTGGCGAGAATGACGCCGGCCGACCCGATCGCCACGTCGGTGCCCGCGCCGATGGCGAGGCCGACGTCTGCCTGGGCAAGGGCCGGCGCATCGTTGACGCCGTCGCCGACCATCGCGACACAGCGCCCCTGCTTCTGCAGCTCGGCGATGGTCGACGCCTTGTTTTCGGGCAGCACGCCCGCGTGCACCTCGTCGATGCCGAGCTGATTCGCGACAGCATCCGCCACCGCCTGTGCATCTCCCGTCATCATGACGACGCGAATGTCTCGAAAGTGCAGTTTCTTTATGGCAATCTCCGACTCCTCACGCACGTCGTCGGCGAGCTTCAGCGCACCGATGACCTGCCCGTCGCGCACCACGTGGAGCACGATCGCCCCTTCGTCCGACCACGGGCCGACGGCCGTGAGCGGCTCGACCCCAGCGTCGCGCAGCATTGCGGGCCCGCCAACGCGGATCTCCATGCCGTCCACAGATGCGGTCACTCCGAGCGCGGGCTCGGAGCGGAAGTCCTCGGCGCGACGCACCGCGACGCCGCGCAGCTCCGCTTCGCGCACGATCGCGCGAGCAAGCGGATGCTCACTGTCGGATTCCGCGGCAGCCGCGAGTGCGAGCAGGTCGTCAGCCGAAACGCCCTCGACCGGCGAAACGTCGCTCAGCGCAGGCTCACCACGCGTGAGTGTTCCCGTCTTGTCGAAGACGACGGCGTCGACGGTGCGCATGGACTCGAGGGCGAGCCTGTCTCGCACCAGAACACCACCGCGCGCGGCGCGCTCGGTTGCAATCGAGACGACGAGCGGAATCGCCAGCCCAAGCGCGTGCGGACACGCAATCACGAGCACGGTGACCGTGCGGATCACCGCGGCGTCCGGCTGCCCGATCAGCACCCACACGAGTGCGGTGATGACGGCGGCAGAGAGCGCGAACCAGAACAGAAGGGCCGCGGCCTTATCGGCGAGACGCTGAGCGCGAGATGTGGAGTTCTGCGCATCGCTCACGAGTTTCCAGATGCCGGCGAGCGCCGTGTCGTCGCCGATCGCCGTGACGCGAACGCGCAGCGCCGTGTCCGTCGCTACCGTCCCGGCGACAACACGGTCGCCTGGCGCGCGACTGATGGGAACGGATTCTCCGGTCACCATCGACTCGTCGACGTCGGCAGTGCCTTCTTCGATCATGCCGTCTGCGGGCACGCGCGCTCCGGGGCGCACGATGACGAGGTCGTCGACGGCGAGTTCATCGGGCGACACGATTTCGACGCTGTCCCCCACAAGGCGCTCGGCTTCGTCGGGCAGCAGCGCAGCGAGAGAGTCGA
The Paramicrobacterium chengjingii DNA segment above includes these coding regions:
- a CDS encoding alpha/beta fold hydrolase, with amino-acid sequence MTDFATSADGTRIAYDRYGSGQPVILIAGAMQERSGDATTARMAELLAERGFAVYIYDRRGRGQSGPVKVADAGSELQREVDDLAALIDVAGAEASVFGNSSGGAIALWAANAGLPITRLAVWEVPFAVADEGQAAQFVDELRGRVAAGDGESTVEHFMKDMPRAWLEGAKSSDAWPSMVALAPSLVADAASLAIHDLPRGERWSNVTQPTLAMVGTETLPIFPPAAEMLVSDLANARMRTVVASYHQWEADVMAGVLAEEFGQ
- a CDS encoding LLM class flavin-dependent oxidoreductase, with product MSDTKFGLDTFGDVTVDNSGERTPAHQVIRDVVSQAVLADQVGIDAIGLGEHHRDDYAISSPDIVLAAIAAQTSNIHLGTAVTVLSSDDPVRVYERFATLDAVSNGRAEITLGRGSFTESFPLFGYDLDQYETLFNEKLDLFSKLLDEKPVHWQGTHRAPLHGANVYPKTAAGRLPAWIGVGGSPESVIRSVKYGIPMMLAIIGGDPARFAPYVDLYHRAQDEIGRDRMPLGAHSPGHIAATDDLAREQLFPHFKVNRDRIGAERGWPPTSYDDFLREADSGSLYVGSPETVAQRIASTVQTLGLDRFDLKYSNGPMPHEQLTESIELYGQTVIPMVKDMLTR
- a CDS encoding transferase codes for the protein MSTPAEVVETDTGTITRYRRHPLGRGLVASGATVDPTAHIERTAYVEPGAIVGRGAWIGATAWIDRDATIGAAAVVGANVHVGQNAHVGHGARVGGHSRIGANARIGNGANVPGDSQIDAFADLPGPGDIPA
- a CDS encoding multicopper oxidase family protein; the encoded protein is MRHTPAFRGARSRRSHTSTHRLRRPRAVLATASILVIGGLGLTIGITACAPSSPAVDTVGAVDFETPLAIPPLAERTVDADGTVHVDLTARSGSTPFVDGTETPTLGYNGSYLGPTIKVHRDEHFAPCLTNELSEVTTLHWHGMHLPAAADGGPHQPVEPGQQWCPEWTIDQPAATLWYHPHPHEETERQVGLGLAGMLQIEDDVEAALPLPRDYGVDDVPVVIQDARFSDEGEFQKTQDFVGTLGDTLLVNGTIGPYFEATTNVVRLRILNASPARVYDFAFDDDREFAMIASGGGLLEKPAQLDHIRLSPAERAEILVKLEPGETVTLRSNPPNLGESFQPITGSAGHDDRFDVLQLRAASELDHVGEIPETLTTIEPLDPADAVGERSFTLNGHNINDKQMKMDRIDAVATVNTTEIWNVLNEMPAPHNFHVHDVQFQVLSVDGMPPSPELAGWKDTIYLEPDVQYRIIMEFTDYADGDNPYMFHCHLLRHEDAGMMGQFLVMEPGANVPSRWVVDETPGDDDDSADAGRHQH
- a CDS encoding M18 family aminopeptidase; protein product: MDAVNDYIADFARFITASPSSYHAAAEVARRLDTAGFQRLDEEAAWDETSGGRYIVRDGAVIAWLQPAASAPSTPFRILGAHTDSPAFKLKPSPTTGHLGWLQAGVEVYGGPLLNSWLDRELELAGRLALRDGTETVVRTGPFLRIPQLAIHLERGANEGLTLDRQRHVQPVWGIGNAREADLLAHIAAFAGVDRDDIAGYDLLTADTHVPERFGLDGAFFAAGRMDNLTSVYAGLVALLEAHRSGADADHISVLAAFDHEELGSQSRSGASGPILDDVLTRIGEGLGATRSQQKQAYAASWCLSADAGHAVHPNYSEKHDAANQPFAGEGVLLKINANQRYATDAAGAALVARLSASVAAPYQEFVSNNTVPCGSTIGPLTATRLGIRTVDVGVPLLSMHSAREMVHVDDAAALAGLSTAFFAGA
- a CDS encoding GMC oxidoreductase, with the translated sequence MGEESRSDRETSPSENDGQRVDALVVGSGFGGAVAAARLAQAGFSVTVLERGRRWRAGEFPRSPQLHNDWLWNSDHGLYDVRWLDSMLSLQAAGWGGGSLVYANVFARPAPNLFDERWPLGERRADLDPYYDLAGTMLEVSPVSVDPKTGQFPPRTAILENLGQRLSIAPATIRPNLAVHFGSPNLWSPNTHTVHQRGCSFVGECILGCNQGAKNSLDYNYLAVAEQNGARAITDSEVVRIEPDDDGWAIWSREEGGARRVRRTASRVFLAAGSVATTELLLRSRDVDTTLPDLSPTLGQGFSGNGDFIALSNVRQGSGDLTTGPTITTTTVLDVWERSEPVWFQVQDGAVPPVLAALLDRKLPLPRVRAWWRSRRRRDARRTMALLSMGRDAGTGQLELDKQGEARLRWLNRWQARLYHAEGRVGPAVARIIGSPVRSPISWSLFRRPVTVHPLGGVPTGSDRDTAVVGPDRQVHGYPGLYVMDGSVIPAATGANPSATILASAERAMEGIIRDVTGDHSWRAPEWARVRRVPVPEDEAYSWMAARRRQTAGDGIFLDETMHERSARAAQAGRLQVRLEIPSLDSFKADPLHRLPVSGTLALAEVPGTHSVTGHLNMFPQHVDHLMKYNLEFTDAHGQAWSAIGIKRQRGRGPIARYRGLTTVDITAWRVNDPSTVLSTVFVLHPRNVLANGRSMRATGFTAARRVKAFLVFSKFFVRGVFGL
- a CDS encoding MFS transporter; amino-acid sequence: MTRTPPRTEVSRAARRARLAVGLLFLTNGALLANILPRYPEIKAELGMDNALYGLALAAFPTGAIVAGLTAAGLIRRFGSARLETAGTILTSLGLLGAAFAPVSALFAASLFTAGAMDSITDVAQNAHGLRVQRRYGRSIINSFHALWSIGAVLGGSMSAAAIALQLPVSIHLSISAAAFSAVAIAALTLCLPGPDADTDAHATVDADATSRLKPRRIALLLAAFVLIGMAGAFIEDGGNSWATLYLRDSLDAPGALAATGFIALVGAQFVGRLIGDGLVDRFGERAVARAGGVVVVVGMGSALAFPSVPGTIAGFAAAGLGVATLIPAAMHEADSLPGLRPGSGLTIVSWLLRLGFLLGPPLVGLVSETAGLRTGLLIVPISGALVVLLAGALKPARRLSA
- a CDS encoding NADP-dependent oxidoreductase, with protein sequence MARRVHITGFGGIENFEVVDQAVPEPGEREFLVRVQAAGLNPVDAKIVADPANAERHGVTLPAGSGNDFAGRIESMGRRAFGFAVGDLVFGGARMRAQADYVTVTADALTLVPGGLSVTQAACLDIAGRTAMAMVREMDVTRDDTVLVSAAAGGVGYLTAQLCRLRGATVIGTASERNHALLRARGIVPVTHGDGLTDRVRAAAPQGVDVVLDHAGRETLEAAIELGVAATRVNTIADRPFAAEHGFSDYARAESTHDELRAIAELVAEGTVDLPVEATYPLEQVRAAYEHLLTGHVRGKIALTLDE